A region of the Pseudomonas sp. A34-9 genome:
TGCCTCTTGTTATCTGATTTACACGCCGTGCTCGGGTGGTAAAACTATCTGATGCAGGAGTGAGCCTGTTCGCGATAGCGGTGTGTCAGACCCGTAACAGTTAACTGACATACCGCTATCGCGAGCAGGCGAAGGCCTACAAGGGCGCAGCATTACTGTGCCAGCCAGCCACCATCAATATTCCACGCCGCGCCGCGCACCTGGCTACCCGCCTCACTGCACAGGAACAACACCAACTCGCCCAGATGCTGCGGCGTGACGAACTCCAGCGACGGTTGTTTTTCGGCCAGCAAATCATGCTGCGCCTGCTGCGGATCGACACCCTTGGCCGCACGGTCATCGATCTGCTTCTGCACCAGCGGCGTCAACACCCAACCCGGGCAGATAGCATTGCAGGTGACATTGCTGGTCGCGGTTTCCAGGCCGACCACTTTGGTCAAACCGATCACGCCGTGCTTGGCGGCCACATAAGCCGCTTTGCCGGTCGAACCGACCTGGCCATGCACCGAGGCGATATTGATGATGCGTCCCCAGCCTTTGTCGCGCATCCCCGGCAGGCTCAGGCGGGTGCTGTGAAACACCGAAGACAGGTTGATGGCAATGATCGAATCCCAGCGCTCGACGGGGAATTCTTCCACGGCGGCGACATGCTGGATGCCGGCGTTGTTGACCAGAATGTCGACACCGCCGAACTCGCGCTCGGCGTAATTGATCATGTCAGCGATTTGCGCCGGGTCACTGACGTCCGCCGGATGATGGCCGACCTTGCCGCCGAATTGCCCGACCTCGGCGATGACTTTGGACGCATCGCCAAAGCCGTTGAGAATCAGATTCGCGCCAGCCTTGGCCAGGCTCAGTGCGATGCCCAGGCCGATGCCGCTGGTGGACCCGGTTACCAGTGCAGTCTTGCCGGAAAGAGTGGTCATGAATACCTCACACAATGCCAGTGGCGTAGAAAGTGCCGATCACTACGAAAACCGCGAGGGTCTTGATCAGCGTAATACAGAAAATGTCTTTATAGGCTTCGCGGTGGGTCAGGCCGGTGACCGCCAGCAGGGTGATGACCGCGCCGTTGTGCGGCAGGGTGTCCATGCCGCCACTGGCCATCGCGGCGACGCGGTGCAGCACTTCCAGCGGAATATTCGCGGCGTGGGCCGCAGTGATGAACTGCTCGGACATCGCCGCCAGCGCAATGCTCATGCCGCCCGACGCGGATCCGGTGATGCCAGCGAGTAAGGTCACGGTGACGGCTTCGTTGACCAGCGGATTGGGAATCTGCTTGAGCCAGTCCGCCAGCACCAGAAAGCCCGGCAGCGACGCGATCACCGCGCCGAAGCCGTATTCCGACGCGGTGTTCATCGCCGCCAGTAAGGCGCCGCTCACTGCACTTTTGCTGCCTTCGGCGAGCTTGCTGCGAATCGCCTGAAAACCAAACGCCAAGACCATCAGAATGCCAATCAGCAACGCCGCCTGCACCGCCCAGATTGCCGTCAGTTTGGCGATCTCGGTGGTGACCGGCGTGGCCATGCCTGGCAGTGCGAGGCTGTGGGTCTTGCCGTACCACTGCGGAATCCATTGGGTGAACAGCAGGTTCATGATGCCCACCGCCAGCAACGGTGACAGAGCAATCCACGGGTTTGGCAGTTTCAGGTCTGCAGCGGTTTCCGGCTCGTTGCGAAGTTCAGTGCCGTAGCCTTCGCCAGCACGCTGGGCCTTGTTGCGCTGGCGCTGCAGAAACAGCATGCCGGTGCAGAACACGAAAATCGTGCCGATCACCCCCAGCCAAGGCGCCGCCCAGGCG
Encoded here:
- the hbdH gene encoding 3-hydroxybutyrate dehydrogenase; translation: MTTLSGKTALVTGSTSGIGLGIALSLAKAGANLILNGFGDASKVIAEVGQFGGKVGHHPADVSDPAQIADMINYAEREFGGVDILVNNAGIQHVAAVEEFPVERWDSIIAINLSSVFHSTRLSLPGMRDKGWGRIINIASVHGQVGSTGKAAYVAAKHGVIGLTKVVGLETATSNVTCNAICPGWVLTPLVQKQIDDRAAKGVDPQQAQHDLLAEKQPSLEFVTPQHLGELVLFLCSEAGSQVRGAAWNIDGGWLAQ
- a CDS encoding GntP family permease codes for the protein MSVIIALAALALLMLAAYRGYSVILFAPIAALGAVLLTDPSAVAPAFTGVFMEKMVGFIKLYFPVFLLGAVFGKLIELSGFSRSIVAAAIRLLGTKQAMLVIVLVCALLTYGGVSLFVVVFAVYPFAAEMFRQSNIPKRLIPATIALGAFSFTMDALPGTPQIQNIIPSTFFNTTAWAAPWLGVIGTIFVFCTGMLFLQRQRNKAQRAGEGYGTELRNEPETAADLKLPNPWIALSPLLAVGIMNLLFTQWIPQWYGKTHSLALPGMATPVTTEIAKLTAIWAVQAALLIGILMVLAFGFQAIRSKLAEGSKSAVSGALLAAMNTASEYGFGAVIASLPGFLVLADWLKQIPNPLVNEAVTVTLLAGITGSASGGMSIALAAMSEQFITAAHAANIPLEVLHRVAAMASGGMDTLPHNGAVITLLAVTGLTHREAYKDIFCITLIKTLAVFVVIGTFYATGIV